The following proteins are co-located in the Solanum pennellii chromosome 1, SPENNV200 genome:
- the LOC107007346 gene encoding ferredoxin-like, translating to MASISGTMISTSFMPRKPIVTSFKAFPAILGVKYANGGKITCMAAHKVKLITPSGAVEFDCPDDVYILDQAEEEGHEIPYSCRAGSCSSCAGKIVSGSVDQSDGNFLDDEQVSSGYVLTCVAYPQSDVTIETHKEEELTS from the coding sequence atggCTAGTATTTCAGGCACCATGATTAGTACCTCCTTCATGCCAAGAAAACCAATTGTGACGAGCTTCAAGGCATTTCCAGCTATCCTTGGGGTGAAATATGCAAATGGTGGCAAAATAACTTGTATGGCTGCACACAAAGTGAAACTTATCACACCTTCAGGAGCTGTAGAATTTGATTGTCCAGATGATGTGTATATTCTTGATCAAGCTGAGGAAGAAGGACATGAAATTCCTTATTCATGCAGGGCAGGTTCTTGCTCATCTTGTGCTGGTAAAATTGTATCTGGAAGTGTTGATCAATCTGATGGAAACTTTCTTGATGATGAACAAGTAAGTAGTGGATATGTGTTAACTTGTGTTGCCTATCCACAGTCTGATGTTACCATTGAAACTCACAAAGAGGAAGAACTCACAAGCTGA